A genome region from Edaphobacter bradus includes the following:
- a CDS encoding VOC family protein, whose translation MANEVQSNVATNVPKADMKFEIVVIPVSDVDRAKEFYGRLGWRLDADIVAGDDFRVIQFTPPGSGCSVIFGKNVTAAPPGSAQGLYLIVSDIEAAHKELLRRGVEVSEVFHGAAVGYGGTDEPYLFGRIRVSGPDPEHRSYRSFASFRDPDGNGWLFQEVTTRLPGRIDPATTSFASANDLASALRRAAAAHGEHEKRTGGQRDENWTDWYAEYMVREQAGKELLQ comes from the coding sequence ATGGCAAATGAAGTCCAGAGTAACGTCGCGACCAACGTCCCGAAAGCCGACATGAAGTTCGAGATCGTCGTCATCCCCGTCTCGGATGTAGACCGCGCGAAGGAGTTCTACGGGAGGCTCGGGTGGCGGCTCGACGCCGACATCGTCGCCGGTGATGACTTCCGCGTGATCCAGTTCACGCCGCCTGGCTCCGGATGCTCGGTCATCTTCGGTAAGAACGTCACCGCGGCACCACCCGGCTCCGCCCAAGGCCTGTACCTTATCGTCTCCGACATCGAGGCCGCCCACAAAGAGTTGCTCCGGCGCGGAGTCGAGGTCAGCGAGGTATTCCACGGTGCCGCCGTCGGATACGGTGGCACAGACGAGCCCTACCTGTTCGGGCGGATCCGGGTCAGCGGTCCGGATCCCGAGCATCGCAGCTACCGCTCGTTCGCCTCGTTCCGTGATCCGGACGGCAACGGCTGGCTGTTCCAGGAGGTCACGACGCGGCTGCCCGGTCGCATCGACCCCGCGACGACGAGCTTCGCGTCGGCAAACGATCTCGCGAGTGCGCTTCGGCGTGCGGCGGCGGCTCACGGCGAGCACGAGAAGCGCACCGGAGGGCAGCGCGACGAGAACTGGACGGACTGGTACGCCGAGTACATGGTGCGCGAGCAGGCCGGCAAAGAACTGCTGCAATGA
- a CDS encoding carbohydrate-binding family 9-like protein: MQEIDSSNDQHRRSAAEIVATRVTSDLRLNAAAPASEWHNATPVTFCSDWQGMHSDMERQTSVSVLWSLEMLYVRFVCRYRELHMFKDAEPNGRRNRLWERDVAEVFLQPDRSQLSCYKEFEIAPNGLWLDLDVAFGVVRDLNSNLNRSVSVNAQKRRWAAELAIPMPCLTSKFDPSLVWFVNFFRVEGIAEPRAYHAWQPTHAPTPNFHVPSAFGSLRFV, from the coding sequence ATGCAAGAAATCGATTCAAGTAACGATCAACATAGACGATCAGCGGCCGAAATTGTGGCCACTCGAGTGACGAGCGACCTGCGACTCAACGCCGCAGCGCCCGCCAGCGAATGGCACAACGCAACACCTGTGACCTTCTGCTCTGACTGGCAGGGGATGCATTCGGACATGGAACGTCAGACATCCGTAAGTGTCCTCTGGTCGCTTGAGATGTTGTATGTGCGATTTGTTTGCCGATATCGTGAGTTGCACATGTTCAAGGACGCCGAACCCAATGGGAGACGTAATCGCCTGTGGGAACGTGATGTTGCCGAAGTGTTCTTACAGCCCGACAGATCACAGCTTTCTTGTTACAAGGAATTTGAGATTGCTCCGAATGGTCTATGGCTTGATCTTGATGTGGCGTTTGGTGTCGTTCGGGACTTGAACAGCAACCTGAATCGCTCGGTGAGTGTGAATGCCCAGAAACGTAGATGGGCTGCGGAACTTGCAATCCCGATGCCATGCTTAACGTCCAAGTTCGATCCCAGTTTGGTTTGGTTTGTTAACTTTTTCCGTGTGGAAGGAATTGCGGAGCCGCGGGCATACCACGCCTGGCAACCAACACACGCGCCGACACCGAACTTTCACGTGCCGAGTGCTTTTGGCAGTTTACGCTTCGTTTAG
- a CDS encoding DUF5107 domain-containing protein: protein MLQSEEITEVLLTHPLVPTGPIPTAYDPDGFYPYESFCETSRRPVLKKYRMVSIENDQIRVKICPDLGGRVCSIFLKKDAVETLFFPPIVRPVRILPRQCFTGGGVELSFPISHSPVETASVLYDVTRDQERIYVCCGERELRFGMHWTVEYSLGEKDAFLTQRTVFLNPDSVPHPWMSWSNAGVPARPDTEFHFPGGPVLRHAREMRTIDWEKEGPRRQSDVHRMTGFFWKKPDCYAFGVFTPSLNAGLYHVADPSQVPGIKLWSDGIGTDQAWVSQYTLDGEQCLEIQAGPLVDQSVKDVLQPGQRRHHVEYWIPSSTAREIRQISLPQTKMRTMDKVPIFGWARDEDVTDWLSLTRAKKSGDVSQIPQAPDVDNNRWAISGMADLGDALFWAARSTEGSQRNKWLFQFGAWLCGRGETDRALEVLAQSCDDRARALSGRLWLVHKHDPIAAANCFRAIKSEAIALHPQVVIERDRALAALSKETLDERGRWLKAVSALDDEWLAERRASWLVDSGDAQAALNLLRSTRFQLVHQRYERIRLWKQIATTLDLHTIEYPSWLGEDDLAEFGAYREHPEVQQR, encoded by the coding sequence ATGCTTCAATCCGAGGAGATCACAGAAGTTTTACTGACCCATCCCCTTGTTCCCACCGGTCCGATCCCCACAGCCTACGACCCCGACGGGTTTTATCCCTATGAGAGCTTCTGCGAAACCAGCAGGAGGCCAGTTTTAAAGAAATACCGCATGGTCTCGATTGAGAACGACCAGATCCGTGTGAAGATCTGTCCGGACCTGGGTGGACGTGTCTGTTCAATTTTTCTAAAAAAGGACGCTGTTGAGACACTGTTTTTTCCCCCCATCGTCAGACCGGTGCGAATTCTACCTCGACAATGCTTTACCGGAGGTGGAGTTGAACTGAGCTTCCCAATCTCCCACAGCCCTGTTGAAACTGCTTCTGTTCTGTATGACGTAACGCGCGATCAGGAGAGGATCTATGTCTGTTGTGGGGAGAGAGAGCTCCGTTTCGGAATGCACTGGACCGTCGAATATTCTCTTGGAGAAAAAGACGCGTTTCTCACTCAGCGCACGGTGTTCCTCAACCCTGATTCTGTCCCTCACCCATGGATGTCCTGGTCGAATGCAGGCGTACCCGCCCGACCAGATACGGAGTTTCATTTCCCCGGAGGACCGGTTCTCCGTCACGCTCGCGAAATGCGCACCATCGACTGGGAGAAAGAGGGTCCGCGACGGCAGTCAGACGTACATCGGATGACTGGGTTTTTCTGGAAGAAGCCAGATTGCTATGCCTTTGGAGTGTTTACTCCAAGTTTGAACGCAGGTCTCTATCACGTGGCCGATCCCTCCCAGGTGCCCGGTATCAAATTGTGGAGTGACGGGATCGGAACAGACCAGGCATGGGTGAGTCAGTATACGCTGGACGGCGAGCAATGCCTGGAGATTCAGGCTGGCCCGCTCGTCGATCAGTCGGTGAAAGACGTCCTGCAACCAGGCCAACGGAGACACCACGTCGAGTACTGGATTCCTTCCAGCACAGCGCGTGAGATTCGACAGATTTCCCTTCCGCAAACAAAGATGAGGACCATGGATAAGGTACCAATTTTCGGTTGGGCGCGGGATGAAGATGTCACCGACTGGCTGAGTCTTACACGCGCAAAGAAGTCAGGCGACGTGAGTCAAATCCCGCAAGCTCCTGACGTCGATAACAACCGCTGGGCAATCAGTGGAATGGCCGACTTAGGTGATGCGCTTTTCTGGGCCGCTCGATCGACAGAAGGAAGCCAGCGCAACAAGTGGTTGTTTCAGTTTGGTGCGTGGCTCTGCGGCCGGGGTGAAACGGACCGAGCCTTGGAGGTTCTGGCGCAGTCCTGTGACGATCGCGCACGCGCATTATCTGGACGCCTTTGGCTTGTGCACAAACATGACCCAATTGCTGCGGCCAATTGCTTTCGAGCGATCAAGTCAGAAGCAATCGCACTTCATCCTCAAGTTGTGATTGAGCGGGATCGGGCACTCGCTGCATTGAGCAAGGAAACTCTCGATGAACGCGGGCGCTGGCTAAAAGCCGTCTCGGCTCTTGACGATGAATGGCTGGCCGAACGGCGAGCCAGCTGGTTGGTTGACTCCGGAGACGCGCAAGCTGCTCTCAATCTACTCCGGAGCACCCGATTCCAATTGGTACACCAGCGATACGAGCGAATTCGATTATGGAAACAAATCGCAACGACTCTTGACTTGCATACGATTGAATACCCTTCGTGGTTAGGAGAGGACGATCTGGCTGAGTTTGGAGCTTATCGCGAACACCCAGAGGTCCAGCAAAGATGA
- a CDS encoding beta-N-acetylhexosaminidase translates to MLSNSRLAVLVTLSLVFCTLPFHVRAQQVDSLPIMPLPAHVERGEGEFLINGNFGVALQGYKEPRLERARQRFLDTLSRETGIPLWREAVINDPHFIIKVAGPSASIQQLGENESYHLKISTTNVQLTAANPLGVLRGLQTFLQLVRVTPKGFSVPVVVIDDKPRFPWRGLLIDSGHRFVPIPDVKRNLDGMEAVKLNVFHWRFVDNQGFHIESKRYPLLQQKGSGGFYYSQDEVREVIEYARDRGIRVVPEFDMPCHTASWFLGYPELSSGQDPKNSSAIDPSRESTYKFLAVFIGEMATLFPDTYFHTGGDECDFREWEGNLRIHEFMQSHSIKDGAALQAIFTARVQKIVAGRKKIMMGWDEVLRPDTPKEVVIHSWRGPKSLADAAHKGNRGILSSGYYIDLNQSAAEHYLVDPLGDNSLTLTPDEKARVLGGEATMWTDIVSHENMDNRIWPRTAAIAERLWSPQEVRDVDSMYKRLSLVSEKLEYYGLRHRLITDEMLQRMTGDPDPVALRILASVVQPPRIYERQQLRTFTDFTPINRLDDAIPPESETAREFNVIAKRIASGTATSEEWRQARDCLVLWRDNDAKLQPLLARSFLTEDLAPVSRNLSQVAEIGLKALDDLKEKRLVSSDVRQRNIEFLKSSAKPQAVLLLMVAPSVELLVEATRIN, encoded by the coding sequence ATGTTGTCAAATTCGCGTCTAGCAGTTTTGGTAACCCTTTCTCTTGTCTTTTGCACGCTTCCCTTTCACGTACGCGCGCAACAAGTAGATTCTCTGCCGATTATGCCGCTGCCGGCGCACGTCGAGCGGGGCGAAGGTGAGTTCCTCATCAACGGGAATTTTGGCGTTGCTCTCCAGGGATATAAGGAACCTCGTCTAGAGCGAGCCCGGCAGCGATTCTTGGATACGCTTTCACGAGAGACTGGGATCCCGCTTTGGCGGGAAGCCGTGATCAACGATCCTCACTTCATAATTAAAGTGGCGGGACCGAGTGCGTCGATTCAGCAACTGGGTGAAAATGAGTCCTACCACCTGAAGATCTCAACGACGAACGTTCAGTTGACGGCTGCAAATCCATTAGGCGTGCTTCGCGGGCTCCAGACATTTCTCCAACTGGTGAGAGTCACGCCCAAAGGTTTCAGCGTTCCTGTCGTGGTGATCGACGACAAGCCGCGCTTCCCTTGGCGTGGACTGCTGATCGACTCCGGGCATCGGTTTGTGCCGATTCCGGATGTGAAGCGCAATTTGGACGGAATGGAAGCCGTGAAACTCAATGTTTTCCATTGGCGTTTTGTCGACAACCAAGGCTTCCATATCGAGAGCAAGAGATACCCGCTGCTGCAGCAGAAGGGTTCGGGCGGCTTCTATTACTCCCAGGATGAAGTTCGGGAAGTGATCGAGTATGCACGTGATCGTGGCATCCGCGTAGTTCCAGAATTTGATATGCCCTGCCACACCGCCTCATGGTTTTTGGGCTATCCAGAGCTTTCCAGTGGTCAAGATCCCAAGAACAGTTCGGCAATAGACCCCTCACGCGAAAGCACGTATAAGTTCCTCGCGGTATTTATAGGTGAAATGGCAACCCTCTTCCCCGATACTTACTTTCACACCGGTGGAGACGAATGTGATTTTAGGGAGTGGGAAGGCAACCTGCGCATTCACGAGTTCATGCAGTCGCACTCGATTAAAGATGGTGCGGCTCTACAGGCTATTTTTACTGCCAGAGTCCAGAAGATAGTCGCGGGGCGCAAGAAAATCATGATGGGATGGGACGAAGTACTTCGTCCCGACACGCCTAAAGAGGTCGTCATTCATTCCTGGCGAGGACCTAAATCGCTTGCTGACGCCGCCCATAAAGGCAACCGAGGTATTCTCTCTTCTGGCTACTACATCGATTTGAACCAATCAGCGGCGGAGCATTACCTGGTCGATCCGTTGGGCGACAATTCATTGACGCTTACACCCGATGAGAAAGCGCGCGTCCTCGGTGGCGAAGCCACTATGTGGACCGACATTGTTTCCCATGAAAATATGGACAATCGCATATGGCCGCGTACTGCGGCGATCGCAGAACGTTTGTGGTCGCCTCAGGAGGTACGCGATGTTGATTCGATGTATAAGCGGCTCTCCCTCGTCTCGGAGAAACTCGAATATTACGGCCTGCGTCACCGACTCATCACCGATGAGATGTTGCAACGCATGACCGGAGATCCGGACCCGGTTGCGCTCAGGATACTTGCTTCTGTGGTACAACCTCCGAGAATTTACGAGCGCCAGCAGCTGCGAACTTTCACTGACTTCACGCCGATCAACCGTCTGGATGATGCAATACCGCCAGAAAGCGAAACTGCGCGTGAATTTAACGTCATCGCAAAACGAATTGCTTCAGGAACGGCAACTTCCGAGGAGTGGCGACAGGCTCGCGACTGCCTGGTACTGTGGCGGGACAACGACGCAAAGCTTCAACCATTGCTGGCTCGATCCTTCCTAACCGAAGACCTCGCGCCGGTTTCGCGTAACCTGTCTCAGGTTGCGGAGATCGGACTCAAGGCTTTGGATGATCTAAAGGAAAAGCGTCTCGTCAGTTCCGACGTGAGGCAGCGAAATATTGAATTTCTAAAATCATCCGCAAAACCGCAGGCAGTGTTGCTGCTAATGGTAGCGCCGTCGGTGGAGTTGCTTGTCGAGGCAACCAGGATTAACTGA
- a CDS encoding beta-galactosidase gives MKIRSISQWSTLLPFVLHLGVRAGWTQSTASPPTPITIDARGPEALPETSYLQLGSSALEKSPAGHRLSVNSRYLTLDGKPWLPVMGEFHYSRYPQQYWEEEILKMKAGGIQIVSTYVFWIHQEEEEGRFDWSGRRDLRRFVELCAKHGLYVYPRIGPWAHGEVRNGGLPDWLIKKGAIRVNDPTYLGYVRLYFGEVAQQLRGLLWKDGGPVIGIQVENEYADRGTRGGAAHIATLKRMAIEAGIEVPLYTVTGWDNAVYPPREVIPVFGGYPDEFWPGGVGDLPSDPEGVYQFHVAPAPSNVGILQGTSASSDEVNLRHYPRFTAELGGGMQVAYHRRPVISGDDVAPIAITQLGSGVNLLGYYMFQGGTNPRGKLSTLQESQATNYSSDLPVKSYDFQAPLREFGQMNESFRQLKLVHQFVHDFGSDLAPMSAFQSNVVPSGAEDGTTPRVVARAHGNFAYLFFNNYLRNHPLPEHSGVQVELKLPGETITAPRKPFTLPSQSAFFWPIGMDLDGVLLKYATAQPVARIKDEKAIYYFFTAYPGIDSEFVFRSQEILKLDSPKGHVSKQSERVYVDGLAPSTQVAIHIQSATGQLVRVILLSQTQARNSWKILLGGREHLIITPADLFADGDRIYLRSRNTHDFSLSIIPKTSERLTSSLPMKRTGTDGAFAHYTVSVKSKAVIAILEKTRDAQPSSPVRTGKPFDWRGGSAVATVPDDADFAKAAVWQLKFPKGALDGLSDAFLDIDYVGDVGRLYQGTELLTDNFFNGTRWEIGLKRFAPALSRGLRLEILPIRKDSPIYIPRSSWPKFDGRSEAIELKSVKISPEYEVELTLEH, from the coding sequence ATGAAGATTCGAAGTATTTCGCAATGGTCTACGCTCCTCCCTTTTGTCCTGCATCTTGGGGTTCGAGCTGGCTGGACCCAATCCACCGCCAGTCCTCCCACGCCAATCACGATTGACGCCAGAGGTCCTGAGGCTTTGCCCGAAACCAGCTATCTGCAGCTGGGAAGCAGTGCCTTGGAGAAATCGCCCGCTGGTCACCGCCTTTCGGTAAACAGCCGCTATCTAACCCTCGATGGCAAGCCCTGGCTCCCGGTGATGGGCGAGTTTCACTACAGTCGATATCCGCAGCAATATTGGGAAGAAGAGATTCTCAAGATGAAGGCTGGCGGGATCCAAATTGTGTCCACATATGTTTTTTGGATCCACCAAGAAGAAGAGGAAGGAAGGTTTGACTGGTCGGGCCGACGTGATCTGCGCAGGTTCGTCGAACTCTGCGCCAAGCACGGACTCTACGTGTATCCACGCATTGGACCATGGGCTCACGGCGAAGTCCGAAACGGAGGTTTGCCGGACTGGTTGATCAAGAAGGGTGCGATTCGTGTTAATGATCCCACTTACTTAGGCTACGTGCGGCTCTATTTCGGCGAAGTAGCTCAACAGTTGCGAGGATTGTTGTGGAAGGACGGCGGTCCTGTGATCGGGATCCAAGTCGAGAACGAATATGCGGACCGCGGAACGAGGGGTGGCGCGGCGCATATCGCAACACTTAAAAGGATGGCCATCGAAGCGGGAATAGAAGTGCCTCTCTACACCGTCACGGGTTGGGACAATGCAGTATATCCGCCCCGGGAAGTCATCCCTGTTTTTGGCGGTTACCCGGACGAGTTCTGGCCTGGCGGAGTCGGTGACCTTCCGTCTGATCCCGAGGGCGTGTACCAGTTTCACGTGGCTCCTGCTCCCAGCAACGTCGGAATTTTGCAGGGCACCTCGGCTTCATCGGACGAGGTCAATTTACGGCACTATCCCAGGTTCACGGCAGAGTTGGGCGGTGGAATGCAGGTGGCTTATCATCGACGGCCGGTCATCTCTGGAGATGATGTTGCACCGATTGCGATTACCCAGTTGGGTTCGGGTGTAAACCTACTCGGCTACTACATGTTCCAGGGAGGCACGAATCCGCGAGGCAAACTGAGCACGCTGCAGGAGTCGCAGGCGACGAACTATTCCAGCGATCTCCCAGTCAAGTCATACGACTTCCAGGCTCCTCTGCGTGAATTCGGACAGATGAACGAATCCTTCCGCCAGTTGAAGCTCGTCCACCAATTCGTTCATGATTTCGGAAGCGATCTAGCGCCAATGAGCGCGTTCCAATCGAACGTGGTTCCTTCCGGCGCCGAGGACGGAACAACACCTCGGGTGGTTGCAAGAGCCCACGGTAACTTCGCTTATCTGTTCTTCAACAACTATCTCCGGAATCACCCCTTGCCAGAACACAGCGGTGTACAAGTAGAACTAAAGCTTCCGGGAGAAACAATTACTGCGCCGCGCAAGCCATTCACATTGCCGTCGCAATCAGCTTTTTTCTGGCCCATCGGTATGGATCTCGACGGTGTTCTCCTGAAGTATGCAACGGCGCAACCAGTCGCGCGAATCAAGGACGAGAAAGCGATTTATTACTTTTTCACCGCCTATCCCGGAATTGATTCAGAGTTTGTATTTCGTTCGCAAGAAATTTTGAAACTCGACTCGCCGAAGGGTCATGTTTCCAAGCAGAGCGAACGAGTGTACGTCGATGGACTCGCACCGTCGACCCAGGTGGCCATCCACATCCAATCGGCGACAGGACAGCTGGTTCGGGTTATCCTGCTTTCACAGACCCAGGCTCGGAATTCGTGGAAGATCCTACTCGGCGGTCGCGAGCACCTGATCATCACACCGGCAGATTTATTCGCCGATGGTGACCGCATTTACCTGCGCTCGAGGAACACACACGATTTCTCTCTTTCGATAATTCCGAAAACAAGTGAACGACTTACCTCTAGTCTGCCGATGAAAAGAACCGGAACCGATGGGGCATTTGCGCACTATACCGTTTCAGTTAAATCGAAAGCCGTGATCGCGATACTCGAAAAGACTCGCGATGCTCAACCGTCCTCCCCTGTAAGAACGGGCAAGCCTTTCGATTGGCGAGGAGGATCCGCCGTCGCGACTGTCCCCGACGATGCTGATTTCGCCAAGGCAGCAGTCTGGCAATTGAAGTTCCCAAAAGGGGCGCTCGATGGGTTAAGCGATGCTTTTCTTGATATCGACTACGTGGGTGATGTGGGCCGGTTGTACCAAGGAACAGAATTGTTGACCGATAACTTTTTTAACGGCACGAGGTGGGAAATAGGGCTCAAGCGGTTTGCGCCGGCGCTGTCGCGCGGTCTGCGACTTGAGATCCTCCCTATTCGTAAAGACTCGCCGATCTACATTCCCCGCAGTTCGTGGCCGAAGTTTGACGGACGTTCAGAGGCAATAGAACTGAAATCGGTAAAGATATCTCCAGAATATGAGGTAGAGCTGACGCTGGAGCACTAG
- the agaR gene encoding transcriptional repressor AgaR, producing the protein MLNEERQRAILELLSRDGRVLVVDLAEHFRTSQVTIRKDLDTLHAKGRIHRTHGGALSVRESALEDPSLREKEKLHPKEKLQIAEAAARMVTEGQVVILDSGTTTTAIARALKPVKNVTIITNALNIAAELSGTDLEVILTGGNLRKNSFSLVGPLAEDTLRRLNADILFLGVDGFDVQYGLSTPNLLEARVNRAMMDVSKLAVAVCDSSKFGKRSLSMIAPPSALHGVITDRGIPKSDLSALKRSGLEVTVV; encoded by the coding sequence ATGCTGAACGAAGAACGGCAAAGAGCGATCCTTGAATTGTTAAGCCGCGACGGCCGCGTGCTAGTAGTGGACTTGGCCGAGCACTTCCGAACCTCCCAGGTGACGATCCGAAAGGACCTCGATACTCTCCACGCGAAAGGGCGAATCCACCGTACTCATGGGGGAGCACTCTCGGTTCGCGAAAGCGCTCTGGAAGATCCCAGCCTTCGGGAAAAGGAGAAGCTGCATCCCAAGGAAAAACTTCAGATAGCCGAGGCTGCGGCCAGAATGGTAACCGAGGGACAGGTCGTCATCCTGGACTCGGGCACCACGACCACTGCCATCGCACGCGCTCTAAAACCGGTTAAGAATGTGACCATCATCACCAACGCGCTCAATATTGCGGCTGAGCTTTCTGGAACGGACTTGGAGGTGATCTTGACCGGTGGCAATCTAAGAAAGAATTCTTTCTCGCTCGTAGGGCCACTGGCAGAAGATACCCTTCGTCGCCTGAACGCGGACATTCTCTTCCTGGGAGTTGATGGTTTCGATGTTCAGTATGGCCTCAGCACTCCGAACCTTCTGGAAGCCAGAGTGAACCGCGCAATGATGGACGTCTCAAAGCTTGCCGTTGCAGTTTGCGATTCAAGCAAGTTTGGAAAAAGAAGCTTATCGATGATCGCTCCGCCTTCGGCGCTCCATGGCGTCATCACAGATCGAGGTATCCCCAAATCGGACCTAAGTGCATTGAAACGATCCGGGCTTGAAGTAACAGTAGTTTAA
- a CDS encoding recombinase family protein produces the protein MARKGNAASAAVRSASVAKRRDDLLPVIADLQATGCTTPQQIANALNERGITAARGGSWAAVQVRRILT, from the coding sequence ATGGCGCGCAAAGGTAACGCTGCCAGCGCCGCCGTTCGGAGCGCGTCCGTAGCCAAGCGGAGGGATGACCTCTTACCGGTGATCGCTGACCTTCAAGCCACGGGCTGCACCACACCACAGCAAATCGCAAACGCTCTAAACGAGAGGGGCATCACCGCCGCACGTGGTGGCTCCTGGGCAGCCGTACAAGTTCGGCGCATCCTGACATAA
- a CDS encoding SIS domain-containing protein has protein sequence MIDTLEALLNATEEEKEARGTRYTPHEINQQPASWRRTLQIFEERQSELRSFLSDSGLDLRKLSRNLTVFLVGAGTSDYVGRALTYLLRRKWGCEVWAVPSTDLLTNLKDFVHSGHRYLWISFSRSGNSSEGLAVLEEAIEEHPQIQHLLVTCNEKSRMAKVCAEIPGRAFVVALDEGVNDRGLAMTSSYTNMVVAGQCLAHLGSLSQYRKSLSLLSETGELFLKAIQKTAPLIVEQEFSKACFVGSGVLHAVAQESALKLLELTAGKIQTMSESTLGLRHGPMSALDENTLLVSFLSQDRRRRKYEMDLLTEIHRKGLAKLRVVVSPDFADDFGPLADYAFCLDSADLHDEYRAPLDVMLAQSLGLFSSLKLGLQPDCPSPNGAISRVVEHVNIYR, from the coding sequence TTGATCGACACGCTCGAAGCTCTTCTGAATGCGACAGAGGAAGAAAAGGAAGCCAGAGGGACACGGTATACACCGCACGAGATCAATCAGCAGCCGGCTTCGTGGCGGAGGACTCTGCAAATTTTCGAGGAGCGGCAAAGCGAACTACGATCCTTTCTCAGCGACTCCGGGCTCGATCTGCGAAAGCTGTCACGAAATCTGACGGTCTTTCTCGTCGGCGCGGGCACCTCGGATTATGTCGGTCGCGCTCTGACGTACTTGCTGCGCCGCAAGTGGGGATGTGAGGTCTGGGCGGTTCCCAGTACGGATCTGTTGACCAATCTTAAGGACTTCGTTCATTCAGGGCACCGCTATCTCTGGATTTCATTTTCACGTTCCGGCAACAGTTCCGAAGGCTTGGCTGTGCTTGAGGAGGCGATTGAAGAGCATCCCCAGATCCAACATTTACTGGTCACCTGCAACGAGAAAAGTCGAATGGCTAAGGTCTGCGCCGAGATCCCAGGCCGTGCGTTTGTGGTCGCCCTGGATGAAGGGGTGAACGACCGTGGTCTCGCCATGACGAGTTCTTACACGAATATGGTCGTCGCCGGCCAATGCTTGGCTCACCTAGGATCGCTCTCCCAGTACAGAAAATCGCTCTCCTTGTTGTCGGAAACAGGCGAGCTATTTCTGAAAGCCATCCAGAAAACGGCTCCGTTAATCGTCGAACAAGAGTTTTCAAAGGCTTGCTTTGTAGGCTCAGGGGTATTGCATGCAGTTGCGCAGGAATCTGCTTTGAAGCTATTGGAATTGACGGCCGGGAAAATTCAGACGATGTCAGAATCGACCCTGGGGCTTCGGCACGGTCCCATGTCAGCCCTGGATGAAAATACATTGCTCGTGAGTTTTCTTTCCCAAGACAGACGGCGTCGGAAATATGAAATGGACCTTCTCACGGAGATACACAGGAAGGGACTTGCGAAGCTGCGCGTGGTGGTGTCGCCTGATTTCGCCGATGATTTCGGCCCACTGGCCGACTACGCATTCTGTCTCGATAGCGCGGATCTGCACGACGAATATCGGGCGCCTCTAGACGTCATGTTGGCGCAATCCCTGGGACTGTTTTCGTCGCTAAAGTTGGGCCTGCAACCAGATTGCCCCAGCCCAAATGGTGCGATTAGCCGAGTAGTTGAGCACGTAAACATTTACCGGTAA